In Bacteroidota bacterium, a single genomic region encodes these proteins:
- a CDS encoding T9SS type A sorting domain-containing protein — protein MRSILVFIGLFLCTPLLNAQTSQNGYIYYPGTTNATNAQLSRKNCLLIDSLGNKWVGYQRAGLGKFSNGSWSMFNMLNSALPDSFVTCLAVYKSTKICIGTRNGFALFDGVSNWNIYTTTNSGIIGNYISCITVIDDDIWIGTRSGISKFSNNSFTNFTQTGNGLLSDTVLSIAASPVAFKIWIGTQRGLTKLENGIATNYNALNSNLPTDQIVSLLYHANKLWIGTVSNSLYLFNGISFYKFNNISNSAIETNNRIYFIEPLGNNSVLVPSLNSILEVTENTVVNTYLNYYANLNSNPLFAHYLKFDANSNLLWIIKSTTFGADFTGIFSFDRNGYESIYPWIYNNIPLTYKPENLISNNNAKYLDANNVKALILNRGDMFYNPTTSNSSYEVPKGSGKTTMGLQAFWISGLDAGNNLHLAAQTYRQIGTDYYPGPLDTLNGSIDSATSVLFDKVWKISARDIEEFKFNFSKGLVQNASYLPTNDIITWPASGMGNYSRKLAPFVDVNSNGVYDPLIGGDYPQILGDQMTYTIFNDNLAAHGESGGTPLKMEVHASAYSYNCGNLPDSLTVINNTTFYKYEIFNRSTDDYHDVKIGILADEDLGNASDDAIGSDSSNNFSYCYNIDLIDPVYGSTPPIQSQIILNGPPAALNDGIDNNNDGQVDELNENCLLSGLTYFLNNSTQQGNPLTTNQFANYLNLKWRDNTNLTYGGTGYGGTQNTRFAFPGRPTVAGSWYCSSANDYRTIARIGAFELKKGESVTIDFADIFSQDTLLPYNSTAYFDLAKADAAKIKNWFSVQNYQPCTPSIETISTLPFSASEYCAGDTTSVRFVSLGNFNPGNVYTVELSDGEFGLSLPFTLGNIVSNANSGTIQITFPASLINGKEYWIRVNSSNPPIVGAVSTANLILNPLPPTPLAISGTSFVSACQNQLGISYSISPVNTASAYAWTLPNLATIAGVSDSNVVSINYSAYSSSGNIKVSAVSSCGVKGHPSELFVNFKPVPLAEICSATVDSLTQKTIISWQRATESYVNSYVVFREVAGAFTAIDTVPNVPPASYLDTASHPELKSEKYKIAVLDSCGNVGDTSAIFEHRTMYLYGYVGAGSIAKLYWTDYIGNPDPNRYYNVMRDSTGTGNFTIIATNLPKTTLSYTDASSGAFANCRYYIDMFSDINCDPNLRTLATKSTSRSNIKNKSLLTDSITFFTGVPVFPKPEPAFKIYPNPAKDLVSIVLKDASLKYGVSIYDMLGREVLKADSSFYKNAEVVQLPLNGLTRGLYFVRIKTAEKEYVSKLNVD, from the coding sequence ATGCGAAGTATATTAGTTTTCATTGGTCTTTTTTTGTGCACTCCATTATTAAATGCACAAACGAGTCAAAATGGATACATCTACTATCCAGGAACTACAAATGCAACAAATGCACAATTAAGCCGAAAAAACTGCTTACTTATTGACAGTTTGGGCAATAAATGGGTGGGTTACCAGCGCGCCGGACTTGGAAAATTTTCGAATGGAAGTTGGAGCATGTTCAACATGCTGAATTCCGCACTACCGGATAGTTTTGTCACTTGTTTAGCAGTATACAAATCAACAAAAATTTGTATCGGTACCAGAAATGGTTTTGCTTTATTTGATGGCGTTTCTAATTGGAATATTTATACAACAACAAACTCTGGAATAATTGGTAATTACATTTCTTGCATTACTGTTATCGATGATGATATTTGGATAGGAACACGTTCGGGAATTTCTAAGTTTAGTAACAATTCATTCACCAATTTTACTCAAACGGGAAATGGATTGCTTAGCGATACAGTTTTATCAATTGCAGCCTCACCAGTGGCGTTTAAAATTTGGATTGGTACCCAAAGAGGATTAACAAAATTGGAAAATGGTATTGCCACAAATTACAATGCGCTCAATTCTAACTTGCCAACAGACCAAATTGTTAGTTTATTATATCATGCAAATAAGCTTTGGATTGGTACTGTAAGTAATAGTCTTTACCTTTTTAATGGAATTTCATTTTACAAATTCAATAACATTTCTAATTCAGCCATAGAAACAAATAATCGTATTTATTTTATTGAACCCCTTGGTAACAATTCGGTGTTAGTGCCTTCCTTAAACAGTATATTAGAAGTAACTGAAAATACAGTTGTCAACACCTATTTGAATTATTATGCAAATCTTAATTCAAACCCACTCTTTGCACATTACCTTAAGTTTGATGCTAACAGTAATCTCTTGTGGATAATTAAATCTACTACTTTTGGGGCCGATTTCACCGGCATATTTTCTTTTGATAGAAATGGGTATGAATCCATATATCCATGGATTTATAATAACATCCCTTTAACTTACAAGCCTGAGAATTTAATTTCCAATAATAATGCAAAATATTTAGATGCAAATAATGTAAAAGCTTTAATTTTAAATAGAGGTGATATGTTTTATAATCCAACAACTAGTAACTCAAGCTATGAGGTACCTAAAGGGAGTGGGAAAACCACAATGGGTTTACAGGCATTTTGGATTAGCGGTTTGGATGCTGGCAATAATTTACATTTGGCAGCTCAAACATATCGTCAAATCGGAACTGATTATTATCCAGGCCCACTGGATACACTAAATGGAAGCATAGATTCTGCTACTTCAGTTTTGTTCGATAAGGTTTGGAAAATATCAGCCCGGGATATAGAGGAATTTAAATTTAATTTTTCAAAAGGACTTGTTCAAAACGCAAGCTATTTGCCAACTAACGATATAATAACTTGGCCTGCATCAGGAATGGGCAATTATTCAAGAAAACTAGCACCTTTTGTTGATGTTAATTCGAATGGGGTTTATGACCCGCTCATTGGGGGTGATTATCCCCAAATATTGGGCGACCAGATGACATATACAATTTTTAACGATAATTTGGCAGCCCATGGTGAAAGCGGCGGAACCCCGCTCAAAATGGAAGTGCATGCCTCAGCATATTCTTATAATTGCGGTAATTTACCCGATAGTTTAACGGTTATAAATAACACCACATTCTATAAATACGAGATTTTTAATAGAAGTACCGACGATTATCACGATGTGAAGATTGGAATACTTGCAGATGAAGATTTAGGCAATGCTTCTGATGATGCGATTGGTAGCGATAGCTCAAATAATTTTTCTTATTGCTACAACATTGACCTCATTGATCCTGTTTATGGATCCACCCCACCCATTCAAAGTCAGATAATATTAAATGGTCCGCCTGCAGCACTAAATGATGGGATTGATAATAATAACGATGGACAAGTTGATGAATTGAACGAGAATTGCTTGCTCTCAGGACTAACCTATTTTTTAAATAATTCAACCCAACAAGGTAATCCTCTTACAACAAACCAATTTGCAAATTACCTGAATCTTAAGTGGCGGGATAATACAAATTTGACTTATGGCGGAACTGGCTATGGCGGTACTCAAAATACGCGATTTGCATTTCCGGGAAGGCCAACTGTGGCTGGTTCATGGTATTGTTCAAGCGCAAATGATTATAGAACCATTGCGAGAATTGGTGCTTTTGAGTTGAAAAAAGGCGAATCAGTAACAATTGATTTTGCTGATATTTTTTCGCAAGATACGCTGCTACCGTACAATTCTACTGCTTACTTTGATTTAGCAAAAGCAGATGCTGCCAAAATTAAAAATTGGTTTTCGGTTCAAAATTATCAACCGTGCACACCTTCAATTGAAACCATAAGTACTTTACCATTTTCTGCAAGCGAATACTGTGCGGGTGATACAACTTCCGTAAGATTCGTTAGTCTCGGTAATTTTAATCCGGGGAATGTATATACAGTTGAACTCTCTGATGGTGAATTTGGACTTTCATTACCTTTCACGTTAGGGAATATTGTAAGTAATGCCAACTCAGGAACCATACAAATCACGTTTCCTGCTTCTTTGATCAATGGCAAGGAATATTGGATTAGAGTTAACTCGTCAAATCCTCCCATCGTAGGTGCCGTTAGTACGGCTAATTTAATTTTGAACCCCTTACCACCAACCCCATTAGCCATTTCAGGTACTAGTTTTGTAAGTGCATGTCAAAATCAACTTGGAATTTCATATTCCATTTCTCCGGTGAATACTGCTTCTGCTTATGCATGGACATTGCCTAATTTGGCAACAATAGCTGGCGTTTCTGATAGTAATGTGGTGAGCATAAATTATAGTGCCTACTCTTCTTCCGGTAATATTAAAGTCAGTGCTGTTAGTTCCTGTGGAGTGAAAGGACATCCTTCTGAATTATTTGTAAATTTTAAACCTGTACCACTTGCCGAAATATGCAGTGCCACCGTTGATTCGCTTACGCAAAAAACAATAATATCCTGGCAAAGGGCTACTGAGAGTTATGTTAACAGCTATGTTGTTTTTCGTGAAGTAGCCGGAGCTTTTACGGCAATTGATACCGTTCCAAATGTTCCACCAGCAAGTTATTTAGATACTGCTTCACATCCCGAACTTAAATCCGAAAAATACAAAATTGCAGTGCTCGACAGCTGTGGAAACGTTGGGGACACTAGCGCCATATTTGAACACCGCACAATGTATCTTTATGGTTACGTAGGAGCAGGAAGTATTGCCAAATTATATTGGACTGATTACATTGGAAACCCTGATCCGAATCGCTATTACAATGTAATGCGTGATTCCACAGGTACGGGCAATTTTACCATTATCGCGACTAATCTTCCTAAAACCACTTTAAGTTATACCGATGCCAGTTCCGGCGCATTTGCAAACTGTCGCTATTACATCGATATGTTCTCTGACATAAATTGTGATCCCAATTTACGGACATTAGCAACTAAAAGTACCTCCCGCTCCAACATCAAGAATAAAAGCCTTTTAACAGACAGCATTACATTTTTTACAGGAGTGCCGGTCTTTCCAAAGCCTGAACCTGCCTTTAAAATTTACCCTAATCCTGCTAAAGATTTAGTGAGTATTGTATTAAAAGATGCCTCCTTGAAATACGGAGTTTCCATATATGATATGCTCGGTAGGGAAGTTTTAAAAGCGGACTCCTCTTTTTATAAAAATGCGGAGGTGGTGCAATTGCCGCTGAATGGGCTAACACGAGGACTTTATTTTGTGCGCATAAAAACTGCGGAAAAGGAATATGTATCGAAGTTGAATGTGGATTAA